One genomic window of Mus musculus strain C57BL/6J chromosome 4, GRCm38.p6 C57BL/6J includes the following:
- the Cfap74 gene encoding cilia- and flagella-associated protein 74 isoform 2 (isoform 2 is encoded by transcript variant 2), protein MEEPTVQFSDEDLVDNFPPMDDERVQLEDLEFEVERPSEGLEDEGSHSSAKKESKGAEKMRKSTTKDQVQAFHLRKSLNLLDKMHEEKDVFIQKTKGELHICRQRMDLLNKQQESLAAEIATEKEANNM, encoded by the exons ATGGAAGAACCTACTGTCCAGTTTTCTGATGAGGACCTTGTGGACAACTTCCCTCCCATGGATGACG AAAGAGTCCAGTTGGAGGATCTGGAGTTTGAGGTTGAACGGCCTTCTGAGGGACTAGAGGATGAAGGCAGCCACAG TTCAGCGAAAAAGGAGAGCAAGGGTGCCGAGAAAATGAGGAAGTCAACCACTAAAGACCAAGTCCAGGCGTTTCATCTTCGGAAGAGCTTGAACCTTCTAGACAAGATGCATGAGGAAAAGGACGTGTTCATCCAGAAGACCAA AGGAGAGCTGCATATCTGTCGTCAGAGGATGGACCTCCTCAACAAGCAGCAGGAGAGCTTGGCAGCCGAGATCGccacagagaaagaagcc